GCCCCAGCCTGTGACCAAGCCCCTCACATCATCCCGCTGGAGGTGCTGCGCCAAGTGATCGTTGGGAAGGCAGATGGGAATTGCCGCTGGGCTCAGTACCACAGACGAGGAAAGGTACATGAGAGCAATGTCACTATCGAAGGTGTATTCATGGAAGTGCGGGTGTACAACAACCCTCTCCACGTGGATCTTTTGTTCACCTGGGTCCGGACGCTCCTTGTCATAGTCCCCTGTTACATACCCAAGCGCGGCCATAAATACACATGCAGCAGGTGAATgttggcaaaaaaatatatagaattcCAAAGCATGTCATATGTAAAGCACAGCTCTTACCTATAGTTATATGGTCAGGGGTTTGCTCCATGCAGTGTGCAGCACTAATAACCCAACGCTGACTAATAAGAGTTCCCCCGCAGAAGCCATACCCATCCTTTCTGTGGATCAGGACCTGCATGGGGATGCGAAGGTTGGTACTAATAGTAATACTTTTACCAGCATAGCTATCTTAAAGGCATGAGAAACTCAAAAACAGCTGAAGTTTGTGCCTTTGGTGGTACATTTATGATGGTGATTTATCACTCCCCCTAGAAAAATACTGCTGAAACTTGCAGAGGAGGGGTAAGACAGCCATTAGAGTATTCGTCTCTTTCCAAGCATGCAGTTGAAAATTCATAGAGCTCGGTCAGAAATGTCACTTTCTTAGCCAAATATCTTAATTTTATGATGGTGCATAAAGCAGTTCTATAGTTTATGgtaatttattttgcatttttgcCCAAAATTTGCCTTTAAGATGACCTCTAATTCCGGGTAAGTGTCTGTGAAACAACTAATGTGAATGTAGAAGCAACTTGGTCTTGGGTAACAGTACAGTAACATATAAATGTGGGACACCATTGTCAGTATGTTATTCAGTATGATGCATTGTTATGTTTGGTGATATTGGCTATTGTGTGCAGCACATATTTTGCCTGGAACAACAACCATTCAAAGTTAGCTTTTAGAGAGCAGTTTGTTTGTCTCTCCATGGATTTAAACTCACAACCATTAGACACAATCCACGTACCATCCCAATCCACAACAGCCTAGCAAActatggaggactaaatgtgccataatatataatttaatacttatgtatataaataaataaatacacattgcatttgcattgtgtataCTTACACATTgttcaaatgaaataaacatttaatttggatgCTTTGAAGTTGTTcgtcatccaaatgcaatggggcaGGACCTCACCCATTTGATAGTGCTTTCCACATTcgactgtgtgttttatgcctggatcactgtgattggacacttggGAAGAAACCTTCAGATGAGGGCTGTCAATCATGTTGCACACAAATGAGATTCAGTGCTCCCTTGTTCGTTATGGATACATAATTGGGTCGCTTTGAGAACGATTTAGCCAGAGAATTTATCTCGTTAtcatgtggcctgttttcagttactttCATTGTGGCAAGTGCGTAATCAGGTGGAGGACTGGTGAAGTGGGTGTGTCTTGTTTGTGCCAGGCTGCCAGCACCGATCTATAGCTCAATAGTAGACGTAGGCTTTCACAAGGTATGAAAAATTCAGATTTCACCATAGCAATGTTTAGTTGCCGATAGAATAAATTAACGCGTTAAACAGAGGGAGCTGGGCCAGGTCGAAGCAGGCTggacaaaacagacacaactcAAGTAATGGTTTCCACTTCCCTGTTATAATCGGATTTAACTATCCTAACCAAACGTCACTCCAAACACCCATTCAAAAACTGAATAGGCCTGAATGTATCAGGCAGACTACGCATAGACATAAGCAAtctccatccatcatcttccgcttatccggggccgggtcacggaggcagcagtctaagcagagatgcccagacttccctctccccagacacttcctccagctcttccggggggacacagatacttaaactcctccacttgaggcaggcactctccaccaacctgaagtgggcaagccacccttttccgacagaggaccatggcctcggatttggaggtactgattttcccAGGTCAGGAAGGCTGGACAAAACATATACAACTCAAGGCTGTTCTCCAGTTCCCCGTTATAATCGGATTTAATAACAGATTACTACCGACATCCCCCCAAAAATACATATAGCCTAGGCCAAATTGTAGGAGGCCAATAGTAAGGTGTGATGCCAATGGTATGGTTATTGTCTCCTCTATTTCAAGACACACACTTCTTCGGTCCTCCACCTGATAATGCGGTTGCCGCAATGAAAGTATCTGAAAACAGGCCACGTGCAAAGCACgttaacactagaactgccaGTCCTTTTTTACTCCCTATAACCGTCGTTAGCACTCGATACAGGCGTCGTTAGCACTCGattgtccctattagcatggacattttcctccacagcatcaccatccagccagagcatcagttcatctactaaCATCAAACtaagtctaaaataaaaatgaattaccgaatttgtttactttgttttaaattgttaatgaatttgaaaaatacaacgtGTTTTCATTGAAGGTCCCATtataaagaaaaagaagaggtcCGAAATGATTTAaatgccaatgcatagctctagtcacATAGATTATTggcatataatatttttctataggtgacatgaataagttatcgaaaACAGCGAGAGGAGAATTGGTAAAAGACAAGGTAcgaaatgaataggctgtgaagGGCGTGTCTTTGTGGGTTTCTCCCGGGGGTAGTAGTGGGGCTATCGAGTGGAAGGAgcagggtgtagctttcaaactGGCAGTTCTATTGTAATAACTAGCTCAAACGCCAAATTGGTATAGGCATGTGGCGGTTTTAGTGTTAAAGAGTTCTCAAAGGGACACAATTATGTATCCATAACAGACATGGAAACAATGGAACTCGTTCATGTGCTACTTGATTGACAGTGCTCATCTGATAGTTTGCACTCAAGTGTTCAATCACAAACACTGCAGTCCTTTGAGGACAGCTCTATCAAATAGGTTAGGTCCCaccccattgcatttggacgatgtactacttcacaccatccaaatgaaatttccattttatttgaaaGCTCTCAAAGGCGCTGCCCATGCTGAATACGCATTTTCACCACTACATCACTTCTATAATTTCTATGGTTGTACCTGCCATGGGCTTCCTCCCTGCTTTTCCAGTTGCCCTCCTACTATCCGAGAGTCTTCATTAACATCTGTCAGGTCTTCAGTGCTGTTGACTCCTGGCTGGGTTGAATTGCCCTCTCCCTCCATTGGGGTTGTAGTGTTCCAATCAGAGGAGGGGACATCTGAGGCCAGAGTAATGTTCTCATACTCCTCTGGCAGAGAGCGCCGTAGTGAGGCCTCTTTCAGCTTCAAGCCACAAGGGAATGATGCTGGTAATGacaaacaatgtacattttaaccatcacatttatttttaatttaagaAGAGAACGTGCTCTCAGctggtgaaatatattttgtttgtgcaCCAGACACTGAAGACCACTTATACCAGCCAGGGCCACATGATTTTTGAATGAATACAATAATCCAGTCTAGGGTGCATACATTGCAAACCGTGCAGTAAAAATTCTATATTTtacaattaatataaaaaacattacatttttcccaAGTGCATTTTTTCCCTCAATAAATATTCCCCATGCAATTATTAAGTTATGACTATGACTGAAATTGTTTCAATTTGGCGAAAAACAAGTGAGCACCAGAGTGtgggaaaacatgtttttgtttttggtgcTCAGTCTACCTGCTTCAGAGCATGTCTTGCCATCCTCATCTAACTTGTAGCCCTCTGCACAGCTACACTGGACCCCTTTGGTTCGCTCCTGGTCGGTGCAGTAATGCAGACAGCCTCCATTTTTAAATTGGCACTCAAACACCTCTGGAGACACAGAAAATGGTCAAAGATTAAACAAAATTgctaatacactgaacaaaattataaacgcaacacttttgtttttgccctcatacatcatgagctgaactcaaagatctaagactttctctatgtacacaaaaggcctatttctctcaaatattgttcacaaaccCTTCTAAATCTATGTTAGTGAGCGcttctttgccaagataatccatccacctcacaggtgtggcatatcaagatgctgattagacagcatgattattgcaggtgtgccttaggctggccacaataaaaggccactctaaaatgtgcagttccatcacacagcacaatgccacagatgctGATGTCAATGTTATGGATCGAGCggcccatggtggtggtggggtaatggtatgggcaggtgtgtgttatggacaaagaacacatgttgcagcatgataatgcacggccccatgttgcaaggatctgtacacaattcctggaaaaCATTCCAGAAAaaatcccagttcttgcatggccagcatactcaccgcaCATGTCACCCATTGGGCATGTGTGGGATGTTCTGGATCGACATATACGActgcgtgttccaggtccttccgatatccagcaactttgcacagcctTTGAAGAGGGccggaccaacattccacaggccaaaATCAACAAACTGATCAACTCTTttcgaaggagatgtgttgcactgtgtgaggcaaattGTGGTctcaccagatactgactggttttggacccccccaatacagtgaaactgcacattttagagtgaccttttattgtggccagcctgaggcacacctgtgcaataatcatgcagtctaatcagcatcttgatatgccacacctgtgaggtggatggattatctcggcaaaggagaagtgctcactaatacagatttagacagatttgtaaacaatatttgagagaaatagacatTTTATGTACGTAGAGatagtcttagatctttgagttcagcttgtgataaatgagggcaaaaacaaaagtgttgcatttaaaaTTTTCTTCATTGTATATGTTATACAACTCCCCCACAGTTGCCTCTCATGAACTAATGCCTTTTATTATTCTAGTGAAGGTAGTTTTATATTAGATATTTCCTTTGATGATGTACTTACCTTTTATTTTTCCATACTGTGAATGTTTACAACTTTTCCCCCCCAAATGTCAACCTTTAttcaacatgtttatttttacattttccaaaaattATTAATGGGTGTGGATTTTACTCCATTCTCTGTCGATTCAGTGTATTTTAAAGGAGGATGTTCAACCCCAACCATTGTATTTTGCTATAATGAAGTTAGATATCTTGAAAGGGGTCCCTTGAGGCATTTACATGAGCAGATCTGTCAaagcagattttttattttaaccttGTTGGCACTGGGATTACAAACAGCTCTTGACCAATAGCCTATCTGACACCCCTGAAGGAATGTaacagtatcaattaaaacatttaagaaatgttCTCCTATAAGCACATTCATTTTGGTGCATCTTTGTTTTACTGTATAGGAGTAAATTGCTTTCACTTTGAGAACGACCATGGTTTATGCATGTCATAACATTAGGGACAAATGTGTTCTTTAGTCTTTAGTTATGCGCAATTGTTAATAGTGCCTGTAAGGTAACATACTGTATAGTCCAAGTTGTGACTCCGGGCCATGATAATGCAGCTCAAGGGGTTTGGGAAATATTTTATACAcaggaaaatgtaatgtatgatGACTAAGTTAATGTATACCTATTGCACATGTTTTGCCCTCGTAACGGGGAGGACACAGGCAGAGGTATTCATCCCGATTAGTGGTGCAGATTCCTCCATTCTTACATGGGTTGTAGTGGCATGGATTCAAATCTAGGATAATTCATACATAGAGACATATCA
The sequence above is a segment of the Esox lucius isolate fEsoLuc1 chromosome 1, fEsoLuc1.pri, whole genome shotgun sequence genome. Coding sequences within it:
- the LOC105029823 gene encoding coagulation factor IX isoform X1, with protein sequence MQMQVEMAVPFNKEERRRMLQSKTWLITLLLISVYSLLESKVFLEPRDAVQLLRGVRRPRANSFLEEIMPGNLERECYEETCSQEEAAEIFQTKEKTMEFWYRYKNLNPCHYNPCKNGGICTTNRDEYLCLCPPRYEGKTCAIEVFECQFKNGGCLHYCTDQERTKGVQCSCAEGYKLDEDGKTCSEAASFPCGLKLKEASLRRSLPEEYENITLASDVPSSDWNTTTPMEGEGNSTQPGVNSTEDLTDVNEDSRIVGGQLEKQGGSPWQVLIHRKDGYGFCGGTLISQRWVISAAHCMEQTPDHITIGDYDKERPDPGEQKIHVERVVVHPHFHEYTFDSDIALMYLSSSVVLSPAAIPICLPNDHLAQHLQRDDVRGLVTGWGATQYFGRSSRFLRKVYLPMVDQQECIRSTEQVITDNMFCAGYTEASMDACSGDSGGPFVVNYRGTWFLTGVVSWGEQCAARGKYGVFTRLGNYLHWIKDTVENQDHNSTHT
- the LOC105029823 gene encoding coagulation factor IX isoform X2 — its product is MLQSKTWLITLLLISVYSLLESKVFLEPRDAVQLLRGVRRPRANSFLEEIMPGNLERECYEETCSQEEAAEIFQTKEKTMEFWYRYKNLNPCHYNPCKNGGICTTNRDEYLCLCPPRYEGKTCAIEVFECQFKNGGCLHYCTDQERTKGVQCSCAEGYKLDEDGKTCSEAASFPCGLKLKEASLRRSLPEEYENITLASDVPSSDWNTTTPMEGEGNSTQPGVNSTEDLTDVNEDSRIVGGQLEKQGGSPWQVLIHRKDGYGFCGGTLISQRWVISAAHCMEQTPDHITIGDYDKERPDPGEQKIHVERVVVHPHFHEYTFDSDIALMYLSSSVVLSPAAIPICLPNDHLAQHLQRDDVRGLVTGWGATQYFGRSSRFLRKVYLPMVDQQECIRSTEQVITDNMFCAGYTEASMDACSGDSGGPFVVNYRGTWFLTGVVSWGEQCAARGKYGVFTRLGNYLHWIKDTVENQDHNSTHT